From the Rhodococcus sp. NBC_00297 genome, one window contains:
- a CDS encoding ABC transporter permease: MGRFITRRLLLTIPVLIGASFLIFAMVYALPGDPIRALAGDRPLAPAVVAQLRAQYNLDDPFLVQYVKYVGGLLQGDFGTDFAGRPVLDTISQRLPVTVRLTIVAIVFEAVIGIAAGVLSGLRRNSFFDNLVLVSTTLLVSVPVFVFGFVAQYLFGYKFDLFPIAGINDGWYSYLLPGLVLASLSMAYVARLTRSAVSEAMAADYIRTARAKGVGYRRIVLRHALRNSMIPVVTFIGADIGALLGGAIVTESVFNLPGLGRAIFDAVQRQEGAVVVGIVTLMVFFYIFFNLVVDVLYALLDPRIRYE; the protein is encoded by the coding sequence GTGGGTCGCTTCATCACGCGCCGATTGCTGTTGACCATCCCGGTCCTGATCGGCGCCTCGTTCCTGATCTTCGCGATGGTGTACGCCCTTCCGGGTGATCCCATCCGCGCGCTCGCGGGCGATCGCCCGCTCGCCCCGGCCGTCGTCGCGCAGTTGCGTGCGCAGTACAACCTCGACGACCCGTTCCTGGTGCAGTACGTCAAGTACGTCGGCGGGCTCCTGCAGGGTGACTTCGGTACCGACTTCGCCGGGCGCCCGGTGCTCGACACCATCTCCCAGCGTCTTCCGGTGACGGTGCGGCTGACCATCGTGGCCATCGTCTTCGAGGCCGTCATCGGCATCGCGGCCGGTGTGCTCTCCGGTCTGCGCCGCAACTCGTTCTTCGACAACCTCGTGCTGGTGTCGACGACGCTGCTGGTGTCGGTTCCCGTGTTCGTCTTCGGCTTCGTCGCCCAGTACCTCTTCGGCTACAAGTTCGACCTGTTCCCCATCGCGGGTATCAACGACGGGTGGTACAGCTACCTGCTGCCCGGCCTGGTCCTGGCGTCGCTGTCCATGGCGTACGTCGCGCGACTCACGCGGTCCGCGGTGTCGGAGGCCATGGCGGCGGACTACATCCGCACCGCCCGCGCCAAGGGCGTGGGGTACCGGCGCATCGTCCTGCGTCACGCACTGCGCAACAGCATGATTCCCGTCGTGACGTTCATCGGCGCGGACATCGGTGCGTTGCTGGGCGGCGCCATCGTCACCGAGTCGGTGTTCAACCTGCCGGGCCTCGGACGCGCGATCTTCGACGCCGTGCAGCGTCAGGAAGGCGCGGTGGTCGTCGGCATCGTCACGCTGATGGTCTTCTTCTACATCTTCTTCAACCTCGTCGTGGACGTGCTCTACGCGCTCCTCGATCCCCGAATTCGATACGAGTAG
- a CDS encoding peptide ABC transporter substrate-binding protein yields the protein MRVKKTIAVVSVAIAAVGMLAACGGGGGSSSAEGTYSLYIGQPENPLVPGNTTESEGNQVLKALFTPLVNYNDESSEVEYTGVAESVESDDQQNWTIKLKPDWTFHDGTPVDAKSYVDAWNYTALSTNAFGASYFFENVQGYDDLQAAEGAEPTATTMTGLEAVDDTTIRVALKEPFAIYPVTLGYSAFSPLPEAFFTDPDAFGRRPIGNGPFKADEDFVEGQGITLTKYDDYKGENPAQSQGVQFKVYTELSTGYTDVQAGGLDVMLDLPPDAWATARDQFGDRYGERARPDITSLAFPTYDPRFSDPRVREAFSMAIDRQAITEAIFTNTRTPATSFGSPVVDGYRDDACGTKCELNAAQANTLLDQAGFDRSQPVELWFNAGAAHDTWMTAVGNQLRTNLGVDYVLRGDLQFAQYLPLQDAQGMTGPFRSGWIMDYPSLYNFLSPVYSSAALPPAGSNVSFYSNPEFDAALSQGNNAESIDAATTEYQRAEDILFRDLPATPLFYGLNQAVWSERVDNVKIDLFGDIEVADVTVS from the coding sequence TTGAGAGTCAAGAAGACGATCGCGGTGGTCTCGGTGGCCATCGCCGCCGTGGGCATGCTCGCGGCGTGTGGTGGCGGGGGTGGGTCCTCGAGCGCCGAGGGCACCTACAGCCTGTACATCGGCCAGCCCGAGAACCCGCTCGTTCCCGGTAACACCACCGAGAGTGAGGGCAACCAGGTCCTCAAGGCCCTGTTCACGCCGTTGGTGAACTACAACGACGAGAGCAGCGAGGTCGAGTACACCGGCGTCGCCGAGTCGGTCGAGTCCGACGACCAGCAGAACTGGACGATCAAGCTCAAGCCGGACTGGACGTTCCACGACGGCACGCCCGTCGACGCGAAGTCCTACGTCGATGCGTGGAACTACACCGCGCTGAGCACCAACGCCTTCGGTGCCTCGTACTTCTTCGAGAACGTCCAGGGCTACGACGATCTGCAGGCCGCCGAGGGCGCTGAGCCCACCGCGACCACGATGACCGGCCTCGAGGCCGTGGACGACACCACGATTCGCGTGGCTCTGAAGGAGCCCTTCGCGATCTACCCGGTGACCCTGGGCTACAGCGCGTTCTCGCCGCTGCCCGAGGCGTTCTTCACCGATCCCGACGCCTTCGGACGTCGCCCGATCGGTAATGGCCCGTTCAAGGCCGACGAGGACTTCGTCGAGGGCCAGGGCATCACCCTGACCAAGTACGACGACTACAAGGGTGAGAACCCGGCACAGTCGCAGGGCGTGCAGTTCAAGGTCTACACGGAGCTGAGCACCGGCTACACCGACGTTCAGGCCGGCGGCCTCGACGTCATGCTGGATCTGCCGCCGGACGCCTGGGCGACCGCACGTGACCAGTTCGGTGACCGGTACGGCGAGCGCGCTCGCCCCGACATCACCTCGCTCGCGTTCCCGACCTACGACCCGCGTTTCTCGGATCCCCGTGTGCGTGAGGCGTTCTCGATGGCGATCGACCGTCAGGCCATCACCGAGGCCATCTTCACCAACACCCGCACGCCGGCCACCTCCTTCGGTTCTCCCGTCGTCGACGGCTACCGGGACGATGCCTGCGGCACCAAGTGCGAGCTGAACGCCGCTCAGGCCAACACGCTGCTCGACCAGGCCGGCTTCGACCGGTCGCAGCCGGTGGAGCTGTGGTTCAACGCCGGTGCGGCACACGACACCTGGATGACCGCCGTGGGCAACCAGCTGCGCACCAACCTCGGAGTCGACTACGTGCTCCGCGGCGATCTGCAGTTCGCGCAGTACCTCCCGCTGCAGGACGCACAGGGTATGACCGGTCCGTTCCGTTCGGGCTGGATCATGGACTACCCGTCGCTGTACAACTTCCTGTCGCCGGTCTACAGCTCGGCAGCACTGCCGCCGGCGGGCTCGAACGTCAGCTTCTACTCCAACCCGGAGTTCGACGCCGCCCTCTCGCAGGGCAACAACGCGGAGTCGATCGACGCCGCGACGACCGAGTACCAGCGGGCCGAGGACATCCTGTTCCGCGACCTGCCGGCCACTCCGCTCTTCTACGGTCTGAACCAGGCCGTGTGGAGCGAGCGGGTCGACAACGTCAAGATCGACCTGTTCGGTGACATCGAGGTCGCGGACGTCACGGTCAGCTGA
- the acs gene encoding acetate--CoA ligase, whose translation MTETVTDDGATRDTESEHPVSYPPSDDFVAQANAGSELYQAAKDDRLAFWSEQANRLHWHTPFEQVLDWSDAPVAKWFVGGELNVAYNCVDRHVVEGRGDQVAIHWEGEPGDSREITYSDLLAEVSRAANAFTDLGLVSGDRVAIYMPMVPEAIVSMLACARLGLTHSVVFAGFSSSALRSRIDDAEAKLVVTTDGQWRRGKAAPLKDSVDEAVDGAASIEHVLVVKRTDIDVQWTEGRDLWWHDTVGSASPEHEAQAFDSEHPLFILYTSGTTGKPKGIIHTSGGYLTQTAYTHHYVFDHKQGKDVYWCTADIGWVTGHSYIVYGPLANGATQVVYEGTPNSPDEHRHWNIVEKYGVTIYYTAPTLVRTFMKWGRQIPDAHDLSSIRLLGSVGEPINPEAWRWFRDVIGAGSAPIVDTWWQTETGAIMVSPLPGVTATKPGSAQTPLPGISAAIVDDDAKMLGPGGNGYLVLDEPWPSMLRGIWGDMERYKDTYWSRYATEGWYFAGDGARFDDDGDLWVLGRVDDVMNVSGHRISTSEVESALVTHPGVAEAAVVGAADETTGQGIVAFVILREGIENTGDALITELKAQVSKEISPIAKPRQITVVPELPKTRSGKIMRRLLRDVAEGRDLGDTSTLVDPAVFDAIAKAGQK comes from the coding sequence ATGACCGAGACCGTGACCGACGACGGCGCGACCAGGGACACGGAATCGGAGCACCCGGTGTCCTATCCCCCGAGTGACGACTTCGTCGCGCAGGCCAACGCCGGATCCGAGCTCTACCAGGCGGCGAAGGACGATCGCCTCGCGTTCTGGTCCGAGCAGGCGAACCGGTTGCACTGGCACACGCCGTTCGAGCAGGTGCTCGACTGGTCGGACGCCCCCGTCGCGAAGTGGTTCGTCGGCGGTGAACTGAACGTCGCCTACAACTGCGTCGACCGGCACGTGGTCGAGGGCCGCGGCGACCAGGTGGCGATCCACTGGGAGGGCGAGCCCGGGGACAGCCGCGAGATCACCTACTCCGACCTCCTCGCCGAGGTCAGCCGCGCCGCGAACGCCTTCACCGATCTCGGGCTCGTCTCGGGTGACCGCGTCGCCATCTACATGCCCATGGTCCCCGAGGCCATCGTCTCGATGCTCGCGTGCGCCCGCCTCGGACTGACCCACAGCGTCGTCTTCGCAGGCTTCTCGTCCTCCGCACTGCGCTCGCGCATCGACGACGCCGAGGCCAAGCTCGTCGTCACCACCGACGGCCAGTGGCGCCGCGGCAAGGCCGCGCCGCTCAAGGACTCGGTCGACGAGGCCGTGGACGGCGCCGCGTCGATCGAGCACGTCCTGGTGGTCAAGCGCACCGACATCGACGTGCAGTGGACCGAGGGCCGCGACCTCTGGTGGCACGACACCGTCGGATCCGCCTCCCCCGAGCACGAGGCGCAGGCGTTCGACTCCGAGCACCCACTCTTCATCCTCTACACCTCGGGAACCACCGGTAAGCCGAAGGGCATCATCCACACCTCCGGCGGCTACCTGACGCAGACCGCCTACACGCACCACTACGTCTTCGACCACAAGCAGGGCAAGGACGTCTACTGGTGCACGGCCGACATCGGCTGGGTCACCGGGCACAGCTACATCGTCTACGGCCCGCTGGCCAACGGCGCCACGCAGGTGGTCTACGAGGGCACGCCCAACTCTCCCGACGAGCACCGGCACTGGAACATCGTCGAGAAGTACGGCGTCACCATCTACTACACGGCGCCCACGCTCGTGCGCACGTTCATGAAGTGGGGACGACAGATCCCCGACGCACACGACCTCTCCTCGATCCGCCTGCTCGGCAGCGTCGGCGAACCCATCAATCCCGAGGCGTGGCGCTGGTTCCGCGACGTCATCGGCGCCGGCAGCGCCCCGATCGTCGACACCTGGTGGCAGACCGAGACCGGCGCGATCATGGTCTCGCCGCTGCCCGGCGTCACCGCCACCAAGCCGGGATCGGCCCAGACACCGCTCCCCGGCATCTCGGCCGCCATCGTGGACGACGACGCGAAGATGCTCGGGCCCGGTGGCAACGGGTACCTCGTACTCGACGAGCCGTGGCCGTCGATGCTGCGTGGCATCTGGGGCGACATGGAGCGCTACAAGGACACCTACTGGTCCCGCTACGCCACCGAGGGTTGGTACTTCGCCGGTGACGGTGCGCGCTTCGACGACGACGGCGACCTCTGGGTCCTCGGACGCGTCGACGACGTCATGAACGTCTCCGGTCACCGCATCTCCACCTCCGAGGTGGAGTCGGCTCTGGTGACCCACCCCGGTGTCGCCGAGGCAGCCGTCGTGGGCGCGGCGGACGAGACCACCGGCCAGGGCATCGTCGCCTTCGTCATCCTGCGCGAGGGCATCGAGAACACCGGCGACGCGCTGATCACCGAGCTGAAGGCTCAGGTGTCGAAGGAGATCTCGCCGATCGCCAAGCCGCGACAGATCACGGTGGTTCCGGAGCTCCCCAAGACGCGCAGCGGAAAGATCATGCGCCGCCTGCTCCGCGACGTCGCCGAGGGCCGGGATCTGGGCGACACCTCGACCCTCGTCGATCCGGCGGTCTTCGACGCGATCGCCAAGGCCGGCCAGAAGTAA
- a CDS encoding MFS transporter — MVGTSIEFFDFYIYATAAVLVFPRLFFPAGNDTTALLASFATFGLAFVARPIGSVLFGHFGDRIGRKATLVGSLLTMGVATFLIGLLPTYDSVGIIAPMLLALMRFTQGVGLGGEWSGAALLATETAKEGKRAWAAMWPQLGAPIGFLMANGIFLILTLSMDYDSKTSGSDHAFLTWGWRVPFLLSAIMVIIGLYVRLKLEETPVFKRAVANGQRVKTPVAEVFKTSWRPLILGTFVMLATYTLFYVMTTWVVSYGTGKVVDHSGVAVTIAYTDFLGLQLISVLFFAAFVPVSGWLADRFGRRITLIVITTAIILFGLSFKWFAAPESATESRMLLFMCVGLALMGLTFGPMSAVLPELFPTNVRYTGSGISYNTASILGAAVAPFIATWLVNSYGVAWVGVYLAVAAALTLFALVVMKETRGRDLDTVS, encoded by the coding sequence ATGGTCGGAACCTCCATCGAGTTCTTCGACTTCTACATCTATGCCACCGCCGCCGTCCTCGTCTTCCCCCGGCTGTTCTTCCCCGCGGGCAACGACACGACGGCCCTGCTCGCGTCGTTCGCGACGTTCGGCCTCGCCTTTGTCGCGCGGCCCATCGGTTCGGTGCTGTTCGGACACTTCGGTGACCGCATCGGCCGGAAGGCGACCCTGGTGGGGTCCCTGCTCACCATGGGCGTCGCGACCTTCCTCATCGGACTGCTGCCGACGTACGACAGCGTGGGCATCATCGCCCCGATGTTGTTGGCGCTCATGCGTTTCACGCAGGGTGTCGGCCTGGGCGGCGAGTGGTCGGGCGCTGCACTGCTCGCCACCGAGACCGCGAAGGAGGGCAAGCGGGCCTGGGCCGCGATGTGGCCGCAGCTCGGTGCCCCCATCGGCTTCCTGATGGCCAACGGGATCTTCCTCATCCTGACGTTGTCGATGGACTACGACTCCAAGACGTCCGGATCGGACCACGCCTTCCTCACGTGGGGATGGCGTGTGCCCTTCCTGCTGAGCGCGATCATGGTGATCATCGGCCTCTACGTGCGACTCAAGCTCGAGGAGACACCGGTGTTCAAGCGCGCCGTGGCCAACGGCCAGCGCGTCAAGACGCCGGTGGCGGAGGTCTTCAAGACCAGCTGGCGTCCGCTGATCCTCGGCACGTTCGTCATGCTCGCGACGTACACGCTGTTCTACGTCATGACGACGTGGGTGGTCAGCTACGGCACCGGCAAGGTGGTCGATCACAGCGGTGTCGCCGTGACCATCGCCTACACGGACTTCCTGGGCCTGCAGCTCATCTCGGTGTTGTTCTTCGCCGCGTTCGTCCCGGTCTCCGGCTGGCTCGCGGATCGGTTCGGCCGCCGCATCACACTGATCGTCATCACGACCGCGATCATCCTGTTCGGCCTGTCGTTCAAGTGGTTCGCTGCTCCCGAGTCCGCCACCGAGAGTCGCATGCTGCTGTTCATGTGCGTCGGCCTGGCGCTGATGGGTCTGACCTTCGGACCGATGAGTGCTGTTCTGCCGGAGCTGTTCCCGACCAACGTGCGCTACACCGGTTCGGGTATTTCCTACAACACGGCCAGCATCCTGGGAGCGGCCGTGGCGCCGTTCATCGCGACCTGGCTGGTGAACTCCTACGGTGTCGCGTGGGTGGGCGTGTACCTGGCCGTCGCCGCGGCACTGACGCTGTTCGCACTCGTCGTCATGAAGGAGACGCGCGGACGCGATCTCGACACCGTGTCCTGA
- a CDS encoding phage holin family protein produces MSSSRGTDTSGRTTAPASISSIPLTDVDSRSNPATASIGTLVKDATTQVSTLVRAEVELAKAEVTGEIKKGLQGSVLFILALAVLIFSSFFFFFFLAELLNVWVTRWLAFLIVFLIMVVITALLAFLGYLRVKKLRKPEKTIDSLKAASSVLPGQGDGASPKKQLDALDVRAPLSR; encoded by the coding sequence GTGAGCAGCAGCCGAGGCACCGACACGAGCGGTCGGACGACCGCTCCGGCCAGTATCTCCTCGATCCCGCTGACGGACGTCGACAGTCGCAGCAACCCCGCCACGGCCAGCATCGGCACCCTGGTCAAGGACGCGACGACACAGGTCTCCACGTTGGTCCGCGCCGAGGTCGAACTGGCCAAGGCCGAGGTGACCGGCGAGATCAAGAAGGGACTGCAGGGCAGCGTCCTCTTCATCCTCGCGCTCGCGGTCCTGATCTTCAGCTCGTTCTTCTTCTTCTTCTTCCTCGCCGAGCTGCTCAACGTGTGGGTCACGCGGTGGCTCGCGTTCCTCATCGTCTTCCTGATCATGGTGGTCATCACGGCGCTGCTCGCGTTCCTCGGCTACCTCCGGGTGAAGAAGCTGCGCAAGCCCGAGAAGACCATCGACTCGCTGAAGGCGGCCTCCTCGGTGCTGCCGGGCCAGGGTGACGGCGCATCGCCGAAGAAGCAGCTGGACGCGCTCGACGTGCGCGCCCCGCTCTCGCGCTGA
- a CDS encoding alpha/beta fold hydrolase translates to MAAPDPSTVRYPGPWQHRDIRANGIRFHIAEADTSASADPGRPDPSRPAPLIVLVHGFADLWWSWRHQLTALGAAGYHAVAVDLRGYGDSDKPPRGYDGWTLAGDISGLVRALGHSEADLVGHADGGLVCWATAALHPRAVRSISLLASPHPISLRRAAIRDSAQRAALLPSFLRYQVPLAPEKTLVADDGAEVERLVRARSSAQWQSSTEFGDVVSRMRSAVRIPGVAHSTLEYQRWAFRSQFRSDGRRFRAAIDRTVDLPALQILGSADPYVLPTTARRDSHWAPQLVEHRVTGSGHYVHQERPDEVTDVLLRHLRASGQPL, encoded by the coding sequence GTGGCCGCGCCCGACCCGTCGACCGTCCGATATCCCGGCCCGTGGCAGCACCGCGACATCCGCGCCAACGGCATCCGGTTCCACATCGCCGAGGCGGACACCTCGGCGTCCGCCGACCCGGGACGCCCCGATCCGAGTCGGCCGGCGCCGCTGATCGTCCTCGTCCACGGCTTCGCCGACCTCTGGTGGTCGTGGCGCCACCAGCTGACCGCTCTCGGCGCCGCCGGCTATCACGCCGTGGCAGTGGATCTGCGGGGCTACGGCGACAGCGACAAGCCGCCTCGCGGCTACGACGGCTGGACCCTCGCCGGTGACATCTCCGGCCTCGTTCGCGCGCTCGGACACTCCGAGGCGGATCTCGTCGGGCACGCCGACGGCGGACTCGTGTGCTGGGCGACCGCAGCGCTGCACCCTCGCGCTGTTCGCTCGATCTCGCTGCTCGCCTCACCGCATCCGATCTCGTTGCGACGGGCCGCGATCCGGGACTCGGCGCAACGCGCGGCGCTGCTGCCGTCGTTCCTGCGCTACCAGGTTCCGCTCGCACCCGAAAAGACGCTCGTCGCCGACGACGGTGCCGAGGTGGAGCGACTCGTCCGTGCCCGGTCGTCCGCGCAGTGGCAGTCGTCCACGGAGTTCGGCGACGTCGTGTCGAGGATGCGGTCGGCCGTCCGCATCCCCGGTGTCGCACACAGCACGTTGGAGTATCAGCGCTGGGCGTTCCGCAGCCAGTTCCGTTCCGACGGTCGCCGCTTCCGCGCCGCGATCGACCGGACCGTCGATCTACCGGCGCTGCAGATCCTGGGATCTGCCGACCCGTACGTCCTGCCGACAACGGCGCGCCGCGACTCCCACTGGGCACCGCAGCTCGTGGAGCATCGCGTGACGGGATCGGGGCACTACGTGCACCAGGAACGCCCGGACGAGGTCACCGACGTTCTCCTGCGCCATCTTCGAGCGAGCGGTCAGCCCCTGTAG
- a CDS encoding Rv1355c family protein: protein MREHRVLDPTDLGDHEVLDRLMSEIGDDAILDTTAEQLQSLDALLPTPSSELLDEPTRWVHYPWRRSLVRVLGPRGFRLLRLDRNRNKITVDEQNAARRLRVGVVGLSVGHAVAHTLALEGLCGELRLADFDDLDLSNLNRVPASVFDLGVNKAVLAARRIAELDPYLEVTTFPTGIDEATTDAFLADLDIVVEECDSIDAKVLVRQECRRRGIPVIMETSDGGVLDIERYDLEPDRPYFHGLLGDVDAAAVAGMTPREKAPLAGRILEMERITPRMAASLPDIGTTLSTWPQLGSDVALGGASVAAVVRLFGRGTPPPSGRVRVGLEAIIESTLVDPYRG, encoded by the coding sequence ATGCGCGAGCATCGCGTCCTGGACCCGACCGACCTCGGCGATCACGAGGTTCTCGATCGACTGATGTCCGAGATCGGGGACGACGCGATCCTGGACACCACCGCCGAGCAGCTCCAGTCGCTCGACGCACTGCTGCCCACTCCGTCGTCCGAGCTGCTGGACGAGCCGACCCGGTGGGTGCACTACCCCTGGCGTCGCTCGCTCGTGCGGGTGCTCGGTCCGCGCGGGTTCCGGTTGCTGCGCCTGGACCGGAACCGCAACAAGATCACCGTGGACGAGCAGAATGCAGCGCGGCGCCTGCGCGTCGGCGTCGTGGGTCTGAGCGTCGGCCACGCGGTGGCGCACACCCTCGCTCTCGAAGGGCTGTGCGGCGAGCTCCGGTTGGCCGACTTCGACGATCTGGACCTGTCGAACCTCAACCGTGTGCCCGCGTCGGTGTTCGACCTCGGCGTCAACAAGGCGGTGCTGGCGGCTCGCCGCATCGCCGAACTGGATCCGTACCTCGAGGTGACGACGTTCCCGACCGGGATCGACGAGGCGACCACGGACGCCTTTCTCGCCGACCTCGACATCGTCGTCGAGGAGTGCGACTCGATCGACGCGAAGGTGTTGGTGCGGCAGGAGTGCCGTCGCCGCGGGATTCCCGTGATCATGGAGACGAGCGACGGGGGCGTGCTCGACATCGAGCGCTACGACCTCGAGCCCGACCGACCGTACTTCCACGGTTTGCTCGGCGACGTCGACGCCGCGGCGGTCGCGGGGATGACGCCGCGGGAGAAGGCGCCACTGGCGGGGCGCATCCTCGAGATGGAGCGCATCACGCCGCGCATGGCGGCATCGTTGCCGGACATCGGTACGACGTTGTCGACGTGGCCGCAGTTGGGGAGTGACGTGGCGCTGGGCGGCGCGTCGGTGGCCGCTGTGGTGCGGTTGTTCGGGCGCGGGACACCGCCTCCGTCGGGACGCGTCCGTGTCGGTCTCGAGGCGATCATCGAGAGCACACTTGTCGACCCCTACAGGGGCTGA
- a CDS encoding GGDEF domain-containing protein: MTVTTGDEARMGRRGGRQLTAAGNYFDTRSKAVMASASGALPLLVIAILQPTFLRPGTLPLLAVIVAFTVVTVGITLRAGRLSDRQFTVLGSGGMVGVAISAYLIADPSGSRAVTAMLAVVPAIAASGSPPKVTISLTGAAVIMATALSINGSEGAVRFVAAGAAVTTVVVPAVLIATMRSSLESVTARLETLANTDPLTGLLNRRGMLPRVSAMLAEASEKSDAIVVSLVDVDHFKSVNDTRGHAAGDVVLTTVAEAIAAYVPEDAVVARLGGEEFLVLGLSKSVAGLEEKVLESVRSACDVTVSIGVAQANVVFDERGGNDVEATLDRLTYAADRALYAAKTAGRDRVAFAMEDVVRWSPTLTPVQRRDKTEPLP, encoded by the coding sequence GTGACGGTGACGACGGGAGACGAGGCGAGGATGGGCCGCCGCGGCGGTCGGCAGCTGACGGCGGCCGGCAACTACTTCGACACGCGGTCGAAGGCGGTCATGGCAAGTGCCTCGGGGGCGCTGCCCCTGCTCGTCATCGCGATTCTCCAGCCCACGTTCCTGCGGCCGGGCACGCTGCCGCTCCTGGCCGTCATCGTGGCGTTCACCGTGGTCACCGTGGGCATCACCCTGCGTGCCGGTCGTCTGTCCGACCGGCAGTTCACGGTGCTGGGGTCGGGTGGCATGGTCGGCGTCGCCATCTCCGCCTATCTGATCGCCGATCCGTCGGGGTCCCGCGCGGTCACGGCGATGCTGGCGGTCGTGCCCGCCATCGCGGCGTCCGGATCGCCGCCCAAGGTCACGATCTCGCTCACCGGCGCCGCGGTGATCATGGCGACGGCACTGAGCATCAACGGCTCCGAGGGCGCGGTGCGGTTCGTCGCGGCCGGCGCCGCGGTCACCACCGTGGTGGTGCCGGCGGTGTTGATCGCCACCATGCGCAGCTCGCTCGAATCGGTGACAGCCCGCCTCGAGACCCTGGCGAACACCGATCCGCTCACCGGCCTGCTCAACCGCCGCGGCATGTTGCCGCGGGTGAGCGCCATGCTCGCGGAGGCATCGGAGAAGTCCGACGCCATCGTCGTCTCGCTCGTCGACGTCGATCACTTCAAGTCCGTCAACGACACTCGCGGTCACGCGGCCGGTGACGTCGTGCTCACCACGGTCGCCGAGGCGATAGCAGCCTACGTTCCCGAGGACGCGGTGGTCGCCCGGCTGGGCGGGGAGGAGTTCCTGGTGCTCGGCCTCAGCAAGTCCGTCGCGGGGCTCGAGGAGAAGGTGCTCGAGAGCGTCCGCTCCGCGTGCGACGTCACCGTCAGCATCGGAGTGGCGCAGGCGAACGTGGTGTTCGACGAGAGGGGCGGTAACGACGTCGAGGCCACCCTCGACCGACTGACCTACGCGGCCGACCGCGCGCTGTACGCGGCGAAGACGGCGGGCCGCGATCGAGTGGCGTTCGCGATGGAGGACGTCGTCCGGTGGTCACCGACCCTGACGCCGGTGCAGCGCCGCGACAAGACGGAACCCCTCCCGTGA
- a CDS encoding MarP family serine protease has translation MTGSTWLDIGVALVALLAASSGWRQGAVASAFAFFGVVLGAVAGILLAPRVLDHVEEGRMRVLVGVALIVVMVIVGEIAGMVLGRALRSGIHSPAARSVDSVIGAGLQAVAVLVAAWLLAVPLTAASQPQIAAAVRGSSILGAVDDVAPEWVREIPNEFSALLDTSGLPDVIGPFGRTPVAEVGPPDPSVLASPIAADLQDSVLRIRGIAESCQKALEGSGFVIGPGRVITNAHVVAGTSSVAVDTVDGPLDAEVVLFDPAVDIAVLNVPDLTADVLPFATGRAESGTDAVVLGYPGGGPYTASSARVRETLNLTGPNIYRTGTVDREVYTVRGSIRQGNSGGPLVATDGTVLGVVFGAAVDNSDTGFVLTAAEVADEVATGLQNGQPAGTGSCVG, from the coding sequence GTGACGGGATCGACCTGGCTCGACATCGGTGTGGCACTGGTGGCGTTGCTCGCCGCGTCGTCGGGGTGGCGGCAGGGCGCGGTCGCGTCCGCCTTCGCCTTCTTCGGTGTCGTCCTCGGTGCCGTCGCCGGCATCCTGCTCGCACCGCGCGTCCTCGACCACGTCGAGGAGGGGCGGATGCGCGTGCTCGTCGGCGTCGCCCTCATCGTCGTCATGGTGATCGTCGGCGAGATCGCGGGCATGGTGTTGGGACGAGCGTTGCGCAGCGGGATCCACAGCCCGGCGGCGCGCTCGGTGGACAGCGTCATCGGTGCCGGTCTGCAGGCGGTGGCCGTGCTCGTCGCGGCCTGGTTGCTGGCCGTCCCGCTCACCGCGGCGTCGCAACCGCAGATCGCCGCGGCCGTGCGCGGATCGTCGATCCTCGGCGCCGTGGACGACGTGGCGCCCGAGTGGGTCCGCGAGATCCCCAACGAGTTCTCGGCTCTGCTCGACACGTCGGGTCTCCCCGACGTCATCGGCCCCTTCGGCCGCACTCCCGTGGCCGAGGTCGGTCCGCCGGATCCCAGCGTGCTGGCGTCGCCGATCGCGGCGGACCTCCAGGACAGCGTGCTGCGGATCCGCGGTATCGCCGAGAGCTGCCAGAAGGCGCTCGAGGGCTCCGGTTTCGTCATCGGGCCGGGCCGTGTCATCACCAACGCGCACGTCGTCGCCGGCACCTCGTCGGTGGCCGTCGACACCGTGGACGGCCCGCTCGACGCGGAGGTCGTCCTGTTCGATCCCGCCGTCGACATCGCGGTGCTGAACGTGCCGGATCTGACCGCCGACGTCCTGCCGTTCGCGACGGGGCGCGCGGAATCGGGAACCGACGCGGTGGTGCTCGGGTATCCCGGCGGTGGCCCGTACACGGCATCGTCCGCGCGGGTGCGCGAGACACTGAACCTCACCGGGCCGAACATCTACCGCACCGGGACGGTGGACCGGGAGGTCTACACCGTGCGCGGATCGATCCGTCAGGGCAATTCCGGCGGACCGCTGGTGGCCACCGACGGCACGGTTCTCGGCGTCGTCTTCGGCGCCGCCGTCGACAACTCCGATACCGGATTCGTGTTGACCGCAGCAGAAGTCGCCGACGAGGTGGCAACGGGGCTGCAGAACGGGCAACCTGCCGGTACGGGATCCTGCGTCGGGTGA